Proteins encoded in a region of the Globicephala melas chromosome 1, mGloMel1.2, whole genome shotgun sequence genome:
- the LOC115858929 gene encoding large ribosomal subunit protein eL15-like, with protein MGAYKYIQELWRKKQSDVMRFLLRVRCWQYRQLSALHRAPRPTRPDKARRLGYKAKQGYVIYRVRVRRGGRKRPVPKGATYGKPVHHGVNQLKFARSLQSVAEERAGRHCGALRVLNSYWVGEDSTYKFFEVILLDPFHKAIRRNPDTQWITKRVHKHREMRGLTSAGRENRGLRKGHKFHHAIGGSRRAAWRRRNTLQLHRYR; from the coding sequence ATGGGCGCTTACAAGTACATCCAGGAGCTGTGGAGGAAGAAGCAGTCGGACGTGATGCGCTTTCTGCTCAGGGTGCGCTGCTGGCAGTACCGCCAGCTCTCGGCGCTGCACCGGGCCCCGCGCCCCACCCGGCCCGACAAGGCGCGCAGGCTGGGCTACAAGGCCAAGCAAGGTTATGTGATATATCGCGTTCGCGTGCGCCGCGGTGGCCGCAAACGCCCGGTCCCGAAGGGCGCCACCTACGGCAAGCCCGTCCACCATGGCGTCAACCAGCTCAAGTTTGCCCGGAGCCTTCAGTCTGTTGCCGAGGAGAGAGCTGGACGCCACTGTGGGGCCCTGAGGGTCCTGAATTCTTACTGGGTGGGTGAAGATTCTACGTACAAATTTTTTGAGGTTATCCTCCTTGATCCCTTCCATAAGGCTATCAGAAGAAACCCTGACACCCAGTGGATCACCAAACGAGTCCACAAGCATAGGGAGATGCGAGGGCTGACGTCTGCAGGCAGGGAGAACCGCGGCCTCCGCAAGGGCCACAAGTTCCACCACGCGATCGGTGGTTCTCGCCGTGCAGCCTGGAGAAGGCGCAATACTCTCCAGCTCCACCGCTACCGCTAA